One window of the Anomalospiza imberbis isolate Cuckoo-Finch-1a 21T00152 chromosome 12, ASM3175350v1, whole genome shotgun sequence genome contains the following:
- the SMPD3 gene encoding sphingomyelin phosphodiesterase 3 encodes MVLYTSPFPNSFLSVLHSFSWGLIFPCYWLADRLVGSFVPTTYEKRQRADDPCYFHALCIIITTPIYLALLVASLPFALIGFLLWSPLQSARRPYIYSRLKDKNHTNGATLLTEWKAAGSGKSFCFGSANVCLLPDSLARFNNVFNTQARAKEIGRRIRNGASRPQIKIYIDSPTNTSISAASFSSLVSPQAGDNRTVNAGIKRTTSMEYKGDNCGSNNGEENREDKGGSGEPHEGEENTCIVRINGEENGHMSDTETDTVNGQARASGPAEPSLEGDAEVSKTPNHKQKEGDSGSLDSCSASRESLVKVRVGDGTVDQSTVNNKLLYKASIMKKTSVRKKKHTDETFDHEISAFFPANLDFLCLQEVFDKRAAEKLKEQLHHYFEYIVYDVGVYSCHGCCSFKFVNSGLLFASRYPVMDAAYHCYPNGRGMDSLASKGALFLKVQVGSTPQDQRIVGYISCTHLQAIAGDTTVRCEQLDMLQDWLSEFRKSTSSSSTANPEELVAFDVLCGDLNFDNCSSEDKLEQQHSLFTHYKDPCRVGPGEDKPWAIGTLLDPEGLYDEEVCTPDNLQKVLESEEGRKGYLVYPTSKNHGSSQKGRKASLKGNGRRIDYMLYTEEGLYLEWKVEVEEFSFITQLAGLTDHLPVAMRLMVSTGEDDP; translated from the exons ATGGTTTTATACACTTCTCCATTTCCCAACAGCTTTCTGTCAGTTCTGCATTCTTTTTCCTGGGGCCTGATTTTCCCATGTTACTGGCTAGCAGACAGGCTCGTGGGCTCTTTTGTTCCAACCACCTATGAAAAACGTCAAAGAGCAGATGACCCATGCTATTTTCATGCACTCTGCATCATTATTACCACTCCCATCTACCTGGCACTCTTGGTGGCCTCTCTTCCTTTTGCTCTGATTGGCTTCTTGCTCTGGTCCCcgctgcagtcagccagaagGCCCTATATCTACTCCAGGCTGAAAGACAAGAACCACACCAATGGAGCCACACTGCTCACTGAATGGAAGGCTGCAGGGAGTGGGAAAAGCTTCTGCTTTGGCAGTGCCAATGTTTGCCTGCTGCCCGATTCTCTGGCAAGATTCAATAACGTTTTCAATACACAGGCCAGGGCTAAAGAGATTGGCAGGAGGATCCGAAATGGGGCGAGCAGGCCACAGATTAAAATATACATAGATTCTCCTACCAACACATCCATCAGTGCAGCCAGCTTCAGCAGCCTGGTCTCCCCCCAGGCTGGAGATAACCGTACTGTTAATGCTGGCATCAAAAGGACAACATCAATGGAGTACAAAGGAGACAATTGTGGCTCAAACAACGGCGAGGAGAACAGAGAAGATAAAGGTGGAAGTGGAGAGCCACACGAGGGAGAAGAAAACACTTGCATTGTCCGTATCAATGGAGAGGAGAATGGCCACATGTCAGACACAGAAACAGACACCGTCAACGGCCAGGCTCGTGCCAGTGGCCCAGCAGAGCCCTCACTGGAAGGTGATGCAGAGGTGTCAAAAACACCAAACCACAAACAGAAGGAAGGAGATTCTGGGAGTTTagacagctgctctgcctcACGAGAGTCCCTAGTCAAAGTCCGTGTTGGAGATGGTACAGTGGACCAAAGCACTGTCAACAACAAGCTTCTCTACAAAGCTTCAATCATGAAGAAGACTTCAGTGCggaaaaagaaacacacagaTGAGACCTTTGACCATGAGATCTCTGCTTTCTTCCCTGCCAACCTGGACTTTCTGTGCTTGCAGGAAGTGTTTGACAAAAGAGCTGCGGAGAAATTGAAAGAGCAGCTCCATCACTATTTTGAATACATCGTCTATGATGTTGGGGTCTACAGCTGCCATGGCTGCTGTAGCTTTAAGTTTGTGAACAGTGGTCTACTTTTTGCCAGCCGCTATCCTGTTATGGATGCTGCCTATCACTGTTACCCCAATGGAAGAGGAATGGACTCCTTGGCTTCCAAGGGAGCCTTGTTTCTCAAG GTGCAAGTGGGAAGTACACCTCAGGACCAAAGAATTGTGGGATACATTTCCTGCACTCACTTGCAAGCTATTGCAG GAGACACAACTGTTCGATGTGAGCAACTGGATATGCTTCAAGATTGGCTGTCTGAATTCAGAAAATCTACCTCCTCCTCCAGTACAGCCAATCCAGAGGAGCTGGTGGCTTTTGATGTACTCTGTGGAGATCTCAACTTTGATAACTGCTCCTCTG AGGACAAGCTGGAGCAACAGCATTCTCTGTTTACACACTACAAAGACCCGTGTCGAGTTGGTCCTGGGGAGGATAAGCCTTGGGCAATCG GTACCCTGTTGGATCCTGAAGGATTATATGATGAAGAAGTGTGCACCCCAGATAACCTACAGAA gGTGCTGGAAAgtgaagaaggaaggaaaggataCTTAGTCTATCCCACCAGCAAGAACCATGGTTCCAGTCAGAAGGGGAGGAAGGCATCACTGAAGGGAAATGGGAGGAGGATCGACTATATGCTCTATACAGAAGAAGGTCTCTACCTGGAATGGAAAGTG GAAGTGGAAGAGTTCAGCTTTATTACCCAGCTGGCAGGCCTGACAGACCACCTTCCAGTAGCAATGCGTCTCATGGTCTCTACGGGAGAGGATGACCCCTAA